Proteins from a genomic interval of Rubinisphaera italica:
- a CDS encoding serine hydrolase domain-containing protein, translating to MMSFSREQWEELEEWSYLKSMISKLVTNDKFSAISLQAFCETSSPVLQMGRQRQDAELNDDSLFLIASLTKPVIATAILKLVELGKLSLNQRLSEILPEWNRGEKRRITIRQLLCHASGLPDQLPENLELRDQQATLDEFYQRVIDVSLDYPPGTSSRYQSMGYLVLAKVVEKLTRLSLEEFIHLQIFIPLGMNNSFLGIPASANSTALLNRVVDVDLPEEQLELTGNWNSDYWRSLGAPWGGMLSTSADMLKFCVEMTKIQRGAGTILSSASLKEAYQPQLSFFEQMSEREKNYRSWGLGWRHNWKAHPETFGDTLPENVIGHWGATGCLMWIDLDTNSAAVICTTKPSSQSRVKLVQLSNMVHTVIQASCRKFRTSQSGN from the coding sequence ATGATGTCATTCAGTCGAGAACAATGGGAAGAACTCGAAGAGTGGTCCTATTTGAAATCGATGATTTCAAAGTTGGTGACAAACGACAAGTTTTCTGCAATTTCGCTGCAGGCATTTTGTGAGACATCCTCTCCCGTTTTGCAGATGGGAAGACAGAGACAGGATGCGGAACTGAATGACGACTCACTTTTTTTGATCGCCTCTTTAACAAAACCTGTGATTGCGACCGCTATTCTTAAACTGGTCGAACTGGGGAAACTTTCGTTGAACCAGCGGCTCTCGGAGATTTTGCCAGAATGGAATCGTGGTGAAAAACGTCGAATTACCATTCGCCAACTTCTCTGCCACGCATCCGGTTTGCCGGATCAACTTCCAGAGAACCTGGAGCTTCGTGATCAGCAGGCAACACTCGATGAATTCTATCAGCGAGTTATTGATGTCTCGCTCGATTATCCTCCCGGCACCAGTTCACGCTATCAAAGCATGGGGTATCTGGTTCTGGCCAAGGTGGTTGAGAAGTTAACCCGACTGTCACTGGAAGAATTCATTCATCTGCAGATTTTCATTCCACTGGGGATGAATAATAGTTTTCTTGGCATTCCCGCTTCTGCAAATTCGACCGCTTTACTGAATCGAGTCGTCGATGTCGATCTCCCTGAAGAACAACTCGAGTTGACTGGCAACTGGAACAGCGATTACTGGCGAAGCCTGGGTGCACCCTGGGGAGGGATGTTGTCCACATCGGCTGATATGCTCAAGTTTTGCGTGGAAATGACCAAGATTCAGCGTGGAGCAGGCACGATTCTCAGCTCAGCTTCGTTGAAGGAAGCGTATCAACCACAGTTGAGTTTTTTCGAGCAGATGTCCGAACGCGAAAAGAATTACCGCAGTTGGGGACTCGGTTGGCGACATAACTGGAAAGCTCATCCGGAAACATTTGGGGATACACTTCCGGAAAATGTAATCGGTCATTGGGGAGCGACGGGATGCCTGATGTGGATCGATCTGGATACCAACTCGGCTGCGGTCATCTGTACGACTAAACCAAGTTCGCAATCACGCGTGAAATTAGTTCAGCTATCCAATATGGTTCATACTGTCATTCAGGCTTCTTGCCGTAAATTTCGAACATCGCAATCTGGAAATTGA
- a CDS encoding STAS domain-containing protein, with product MAYQAGCLTIYQAGELTVVGFGGQDAVANLNLAECRDELVKVIKEHNCKVLAFDLTGVKLIPSGTLGLIAAMRNLGVTVHIYNPSDDVRDVLEITKLDTIIEVHEVEIPQA from the coding sequence ATGGCTTATCAAGCGGGTTGTTTAACGATTTATCAGGCTGGGGAATTGACAGTTGTTGGCTTTGGCGGCCAGGATGCTGTTGCGAATTTGAATCTGGCGGAATGCCGGGATGAACTGGTCAAGGTGATCAAGGAACATAATTGTAAAGTCCTGGCATTTGATCTGACCGGTGTGAAATTGATTCCCAGCGGCACACTCGGATTGATCGCAGCCATGCGAAATCTGGGAGTGACCGTGCACATTTACAATCCGTCTGATGATGTTCGCGATGTTCTGGAAATTACCAAACTCGATACGATCATCGAAGTTCACGAAGTCGAAATTCCGCAAGCCTGA
- a CDS encoding valine--tRNA ligase, translating to MAEISKQYEPKDVQSKWFQIWEERGYFDADPDPKKPPHTIMIPLPNVTGALHMGHALNGTLQDLLTRWKRMQGYSALWMPGTDHAGIATQAVVERRMLEQEGLTRHDIGREALVNRIWKWKDSYEKRILNQLKQLGASCDWRRTRFTLDEVCSAAVRKTFLKLFRDGLIFRGKRLVNWDAYLQTAVADDEVYPEEIAGHFWTFHYPVVDDQGNPTGEKLSFSTTRPETMLGDTAMCVHPSDERYTHLIGKNVLIPLNGRLIPIIADALLADKDLGTGCVKVTPAHDPNDYACGLRNQLEMINILNPDGTLNEICGQFEGLDRYAARKEIVAEMEKLGYFEAVEERSIPLKHSDRSKTPIEPYLSDQWFVKMDTLAQSAMDAVEDHRVRFFPSRYSKTYLDWLGEKRDWCISRQLWWGHRIPIWYCETCTEDELKQIFAGREDVSYTHDAENSCWLICAETDLSADALGPEHELSQDEDVLDTWFSSALWPHATLGWPNTEQNPPLNGEAQESSSGKNEVLDYFYPGNVLVTSRDIITLWVARMVLTGLYNMEDIPFSHVCIHPKILDGFGRTMSKSKGNGVDPMDLIDKYGTDAVRFTLASLAGETQDVKLPVGYEDPETGEVIPQEQFHTEAKPVDGEKPRVKFPRSKRELQYTSPNFEPDEGEPVARMVSERFEYGRNFCNKFWNATRFAMLNLEGYTPGEIDIKTLPLEDRWILSRLSQTAAEVTTCLERYQFDMATRTVRDFTWNEFCDWYLEMIKPRLRSEDQKAEAQRVLVAVLDSLLRLLSPFVPFVTEELWQKLGELAPERGIPEPMPAEEAAMIAAWPKLPKEWIDTEFEGRFERLRDSVIAVRNVRAVYGIPPGTPLTLRMRASEAIANDMNSVSGQFENLAKTVLEAAGAEVTRPDGSASFTIGEIDGYIPLGGVVDLKAELERQEKEASKLKGFISGHEKKLSNEKFVSNAPDDVVNNVRETLANLQSQLQSVEEVIAQLKKML from the coding sequence ATGGCTGAAATTTCAAAGCAGTATGAACCGAAAGATGTTCAATCCAAGTGGTTTCAAATTTGGGAAGAGCGTGGGTATTTCGATGCCGATCCCGACCCCAAAAAACCGCCGCATACAATTATGATTCCCCTGCCGAACGTCACCGGGGCGTTGCATATGGGACATGCCTTAAACGGGACCCTGCAGGACTTGTTGACTCGCTGGAAACGGATGCAGGGCTATTCCGCCTTATGGATGCCGGGGACGGATCATGCGGGCATTGCGACACAGGCGGTTGTTGAACGTCGCATGCTGGAACAGGAAGGCCTCACTCGGCACGACATCGGTCGCGAAGCGTTGGTCAATCGGATTTGGAAGTGGAAAGATTCCTATGAGAAGCGGATTCTCAATCAGTTAAAGCAACTCGGTGCAAGTTGCGACTGGCGTCGAACTCGCTTCACGCTCGATGAAGTTTGCTCGGCTGCCGTTCGTAAGACGTTCCTGAAATTGTTTCGCGATGGATTAATCTTTCGAGGCAAACGGCTCGTCAACTGGGATGCCTATCTGCAGACAGCAGTCGCCGACGATGAAGTTTATCCGGAGGAAATTGCTGGTCACTTCTGGACGTTTCATTATCCGGTTGTCGATGATCAGGGAAATCCGACTGGCGAAAAACTTTCATTCTCGACCACACGTCCAGAAACCATGCTGGGCGATACTGCCATGTGTGTTCATCCGAGCGATGAACGTTATACGCATTTGATTGGGAAGAATGTTCTCATTCCGCTGAACGGTCGATTAATCCCGATTATTGCCGATGCCTTACTGGCCGATAAAGATCTCGGAACCGGCTGCGTTAAAGTCACACCTGCGCATGATCCCAACGATTACGCGTGTGGACTGCGTAATCAGCTCGAGATGATCAACATTCTGAATCCTGATGGGACATTGAATGAGATTTGCGGTCAGTTTGAGGGACTCGATCGCTACGCTGCCCGCAAAGAAATCGTCGCTGAGATGGAGAAACTCGGCTATTTTGAAGCCGTTGAAGAGCGATCGATTCCGCTCAAACATAGCGATCGTTCGAAGACGCCGATTGAGCCGTATTTGTCGGATCAATGGTTCGTTAAAATGGATACGCTGGCTCAATCGGCGATGGATGCTGTTGAGGATCATCGTGTTCGGTTTTTTCCTTCGCGTTATTCCAAAACATATCTGGACTGGTTGGGAGAAAAACGGGACTGGTGCATCAGTCGTCAACTCTGGTGGGGTCATCGGATTCCGATCTGGTATTGCGAGACCTGTACCGAAGATGAGTTAAAGCAAATCTTTGCTGGGCGAGAGGATGTTAGCTACACCCATGATGCTGAGAACTCCTGCTGGTTGATTTGTGCGGAAACCGATTTGTCAGCCGATGCTCTTGGGCCTGAACATGAATTGAGTCAGGACGAGGACGTTCTCGATACCTGGTTCAGTTCCGCCCTATGGCCTCACGCTACTTTAGGCTGGCCGAACACCGAGCAGAATCCTCCTTTAAATGGAGAAGCACAGGAATCATCATCTGGCAAAAATGAAGTTCTGGATTACTTCTATCCGGGCAATGTTTTGGTCACAAGTCGCGATATCATTACGTTGTGGGTTGCCCGTATGGTTTTGACGGGGCTTTACAACATGGAAGACATTCCGTTCTCGCACGTCTGTATCCACCCGAAAATTCTCGATGGTTTCGGTCGTACGATGTCGAAGTCAAAAGGCAACGGCGTCGATCCGATGGATCTGATCGATAAATACGGAACCGATGCCGTCCGCTTTACGCTCGCCTCTCTGGCGGGGGAAACTCAAGACGTCAAATTGCCGGTTGGTTATGAGGATCCGGAAACGGGTGAAGTTATTCCTCAGGAGCAGTTTCATACGGAAGCCAAACCTGTCGATGGTGAGAAGCCCCGCGTCAAGTTTCCGAGGAGTAAGCGGGAATTGCAGTATACGAGTCCGAACTTTGAGCCGGATGAGGGGGAGCCGGTTGCGAGAATGGTTTCCGAACGCTTCGAGTATGGCCGGAACTTCTGCAATAAATTCTGGAATGCAACTCGATTTGCCATGCTCAACCTGGAGGGCTACACGCCTGGTGAAATTGACATCAAAACATTGCCGCTGGAAGATCGCTGGATTTTGAGCCGACTTTCTCAGACCGCTGCCGAAGTTACGACTTGCCTGGAACGATATCAGTTCGATATGGCAACCCGCACAGTTCGTGATTTCACGTGGAATGAATTCTGCGACTGGTATCTGGAAATGATCAAGCCTCGCTTGCGAAGCGAAGATCAGAAAGCCGAGGCTCAACGAGTTCTGGTTGCGGTTCTCGATTCATTACTGAGACTCCTTTCTCCTTTCGTCCCCTTTGTTACGGAAGAACTCTGGCAGAAACTGGGCGAACTGGCTCCGGAACGGGGCATTCCAGAACCGATGCCAGCTGAAGAAGCCGCGATGATTGCTGCCTGGCCGAAGTTGCCCAAGGAGTGGATTGATACCGAGTTTGAAGGCCGGTTTGAGCGTCTTCGTGATTCCGTTATCGCAGTTCGTAACGTTCGAGCGGTCTATGGAATTCCTCCCGGGACCCCTCTCACCTTACGTATGCGTGCCAGTGAAGCGATTGCGAATGATATGAATTCGGTTTCTGGTCAATTTGAAAATCTGGCGAAAACTGTTTTGGAAGCAGCCGGGGCTGAGGTGACTCGTCCAGATGGTTCTGCCAGTTTTACAATTGGAGAGATCGATGGTTATATCCCACTGGGAGGCGTTGTCGATTTGAAAGCAGAACTGGAACGACAGGAGAAGGAAGCATCAAAACTCAAGGGCTTTATTTCTGGACATGAGAAGAAGTTGAGCAACGAAAAGTTTGTCAGTAATGCTCCCGATGATGTTGTCAACAATGTTCGTGAAACTTTGGCGAATTTGCAAAGTCAGCTTCAGAGTGTCGAAGAAGTGATTGCACAACTCAAGAAGATGTTATAA
- the cimA gene encoding citramalate synthase, translating into MSRIQIYDTTLRDGSQGEGVNFSLQDKLMITAKLDELGFDLIEGGFAQANQKDAEYFQHVQDMDLKHAQITAFGMTRKKEIAAEDDLGLIALRDAKTPVCTVVGKTWDLHVTEILRVDEAENLAMIRDSVAYLVAEGRRVIYDAEHYFDGYRHNPEFALKTIQAASEAGAELVCLCDTNGGTLPEGIAAAVKAAKGAIKAPLGIHCHNDSDVAVANTIRAIDEGAVQVQGTINGIGERCGNADLVSAIANLVLKKNYQALHEGSVEHLTELSRYVYELANMNFRSNQAFVGSSAFAHKGGMHVHAVNRLASSYEHITPEVVGNNRKILVSELSGRSNIVAKTTKYNLNQDAELMKAILARVEELEYAGYQFEAAEASFDLLIKKVAKTYEPKFARLHYRVNVETDSAHDPQTEATVKLKVNGNTEHVVAEGDGPVNALDNALRKALIPAYPALETLQLVDYKVRVINSTGGTAAKVRVVIESKDNKEVWSTIGVSENIIEASWLALVDSVEYKLYKDDGEFEPAK; encoded by the coding sequence ATGTCCAGAATCCAGATCTACGATACGACACTTCGCGATGGCAGTCAGGGAGAAGGTGTCAATTTCTCCCTACAAGATAAACTGATGATTACCGCCAAGCTCGATGAACTCGGATTCGATCTGATTGAAGGGGGTTTCGCTCAGGCCAATCAGAAGGATGCCGAGTATTTTCAGCATGTGCAGGACATGGATCTGAAACATGCTCAGATCACTGCGTTCGGAATGACTCGCAAAAAGGAGATCGCAGCCGAGGACGATCTGGGCTTGATTGCTTTGCGGGATGCAAAAACGCCTGTTTGCACAGTCGTCGGAAAGACGTGGGACTTGCATGTGACGGAAATTCTGCGGGTCGATGAAGCCGAAAACCTGGCGATGATCCGCGACTCTGTCGCTTATCTTGTCGCCGAAGGACGACGGGTCATTTATGATGCCGAGCATTATTTTGATGGGTATCGACACAATCCTGAATTCGCCCTGAAAACCATCCAGGCGGCTTCAGAAGCAGGAGCGGAACTGGTCTGTCTGTGTGACACGAACGGGGGGACTCTTCCCGAAGGAATCGCAGCAGCCGTCAAAGCAGCTAAGGGCGCCATTAAAGCCCCGCTGGGAATTCATTGCCATAACGATTCCGATGTTGCGGTCGCCAATACAATTCGTGCCATTGACGAAGGGGCAGTTCAGGTACAGGGAACAATCAATGGGATCGGTGAGCGTTGTGGGAATGCCGATCTCGTTTCGGCAATTGCAAACCTGGTCCTCAAGAAAAATTATCAGGCCTTGCACGAAGGTTCGGTCGAACATCTGACCGAACTCTCGCGATACGTTTATGAACTGGCCAATATGAATTTCCGATCCAATCAGGCATTTGTTGGCAGTAGTGCTTTTGCCCATAAGGGGGGCATGCACGTGCACGCGGTCAATCGTCTGGCTTCCAGTTATGAGCATATCACTCCTGAAGTCGTCGGAAATAATCGCAAAATTCTGGTGAGTGAATTGTCGGGACGTTCGAATATCGTCGCCAAAACGACGAAGTATAATCTGAACCAGGATGCCGAATTGATGAAGGCGATTTTGGCTCGCGTTGAAGAGCTGGAGTATGCAGGCTATCAATTCGAAGCAGCAGAAGCTTCGTTCGATTTGCTGATCAAGAAAGTTGCCAAGACTTACGAGCCGAAGTTCGCAAGACTCCATTATCGGGTCAATGTCGAAACGGATTCTGCTCATGATCCCCAGACCGAAGCGACTGTCAAATTAAAGGTTAATGGGAATACTGAGCACGTTGTTGCCGAGGGAGATGGCCCGGTGAATGCTCTCGATAATGCTCTGCGAAAGGCATTGATCCCTGCCTACCCGGCCCTCGAAACACTTCAGCTCGTCGATTACAAAGTGCGAGTCATCAATTCGACCGGTGGAACCGCAGCCAAGGTGCGAGTGGTGATCGAAAGTAAAGATAATAAAGAGGTCTGGAGCACGATTGGCGTGAGTGAAAATATTATCGAAGCGAGCTGGCTGGCTCTTGTGGATAGTGTCGAATACAAGCTCTATAAAGATGATGGTGAATTTGAACCGGCAAAGTGA